A region of Bacillus cabrialesii DNA encodes the following proteins:
- the murQ gene encoding N-acetylmuramic acid 6-phosphate etherase, which produces MSEPLNLHRLTTESRNSQTAGIYKATTLGILQMINNEDMKVAAAVQQVLPDIKTAVDCAYDSFQNGGRLIYTGAGTSGRLGVMDAVECPPTYSVSPDQVIGIMAGGPKAFLQAAEGIEDSEEAGAEDLKNIQLTSNDTVIAIAASGRTPYATGALTYARKVGAHTIALTSNENSAISKDADYSIEVVVGPEAITGSTRMKAATAHKMILNMISTAVMVKIGKVYENLMVDVNVSNIKLKERAISIIQSLTNASYKTARNTLEQANHHVKTAIVMLKTSADQEQAKTLLNEANGFIDKAIENYQS; this is translated from the coding sequence ATGTCAGAACCATTAAACCTGCACCGTCTTACAACGGAATCACGCAATAGCCAAACAGCGGGAATCTACAAAGCAACCACTCTCGGCATCCTCCAAATGATTAACAACGAAGATATGAAAGTCGCTGCCGCCGTTCAGCAGGTTCTCCCCGATATCAAAACAGCTGTAGACTGTGCGTATGACTCGTTTCAAAATGGAGGCCGGCTCATATACACAGGCGCCGGTACAAGCGGCAGGCTCGGTGTCATGGACGCTGTTGAATGTCCTCCCACCTACAGCGTAAGCCCAGATCAGGTCATTGGAATCATGGCTGGCGGCCCCAAAGCATTTTTGCAGGCTGCAGAGGGCATTGAAGACAGTGAAGAAGCAGGCGCAGAGGATTTAAAAAACATACAACTCACTTCAAATGACACCGTCATCGCCATCGCAGCAAGCGGCCGCACACCTTATGCCACAGGCGCCCTAACATACGCCCGTAAAGTCGGAGCACACACCATCGCCCTTACCAGTAATGAAAATTCCGCCATCAGCAAGGATGCCGATTACAGCATTGAGGTTGTCGTCGGACCCGAGGCCATTACAGGATCAACACGTATGAAAGCGGCAACCGCTCATAAAATGATTCTAAACATGATATCCACCGCTGTAATGGTCAAAATCGGAAAAGTTTACGAAAACTTGATGGTAGACGTCAACGTCAGCAACATAAAACTAAAAGAACGCGCCATCAGTATCATTCAAAGCCTCACAAATGCTTCATACAAAACAGCCAGAAACACACTGGAACAAGCCAATCATCACGTCAAAACGGCAATCGTCATGCTCAAAACAAGCGCAGATCAGGAACAAGCTAAGACATTGCTTAATGAAGCAAACGGTTTTATAGACAAAGCAATCGAAAATTACCAGTCATGA
- a CDS encoding GNAT family N-acetyltransferase, with amino-acid sequence MTLDISLSFYKPEHLPELQSFTLNNDDKRFTSLPNEVLSQALGMQDRYPVVILKDDLPVGFFILHTSKETLAPYSNNPFALLLSSLSLNAVHQGKGYAKKAMLKLPAFVSGYFPWCDEMILAVNHLNTRAKHLYMKSGFLDKGRRRIGPLGEQLILHYFLSS; translated from the coding sequence ATGACTCTAGACATTTCTTTATCCTTCTATAAGCCTGAACACTTGCCTGAGCTTCAATCATTCACGCTAAACAATGATGACAAACGCTTTACCTCTCTCCCCAATGAGGTGCTGTCTCAGGCTCTGGGCATGCAGGACCGATATCCGGTTGTCATCTTAAAAGACGATCTGCCAGTCGGTTTTTTCATTTTACATACATCAAAAGAAACGCTTGCGCCCTATTCTAACAATCCATTTGCTTTACTGCTCAGTTCCCTGTCTTTAAACGCTGTGCATCAAGGAAAAGGCTATGCAAAAAAGGCTATGCTTAAGCTTCCCGCTTTTGTGAGCGGTTATTTTCCATGGTGCGATGAAATGATCTTGGCTGTCAATCATCTGAACACACGCGCAAAACACCTTTATATGAAAAGCGGGTTCCTTGATAAAGGACGGCGAAGAATCGGCCCGCTTGGAGAACAGCTAATTCTTCATTATTTCTTATCGTCTTGA
- a CDS encoding DUF523 domain-containing protein codes for MILVSSCLGGIECRYNGSHAASENIRKLVDENKAVMVCPELLGGFSTPREPAEIIGGTGEDVLNGTAKIVTASGEDVTDLYMKGALKTLAYAKEINASAVILKENSPSCGSGFIYNGTFSGRKITGNGVTAALLKQAGYRVISENQLDDIL; via the coding sequence ATGATTCTTGTCAGTTCTTGCCTTGGAGGCATCGAATGCAGATACAACGGCTCTCACGCAGCGTCAGAGAATATCAGAAAACTCGTCGATGAAAATAAAGCCGTCATGGTTTGCCCTGAGCTTCTCGGCGGCTTCTCAACTCCCCGTGAACCTGCAGAAATCATCGGAGGCACCGGCGAGGATGTTCTCAATGGCACCGCAAAAATCGTGACAGCTTCAGGAGAAGATGTAACAGATTTATATATGAAAGGCGCCTTGAAAACATTAGCTTACGCAAAAGAAATCAATGCCTCAGCCGTCATCTTAAAAGAAAACAGTCCATCGTGCGGAAGCGGTTTTATTTATAACGGCACATTCTCCGGCAGAAAAATCACCGGCAACGGGGTAACCGCCGCATTGTTAAAACAAGCAGGCTACCGCGTCATTTCAGAAAATCAGCTAGACGACATATTGTAA
- the sigW gene encoding RNA polymerase sigma factor SigW codes for MEMMIKKRIKQVKKGDQNAFADIVDIYKDKIYQLCYRMLGNVHEAEDIAQEAFIRAYVNIDSFDINRKFSTWLYRIATNLTIDRIRKKKPDYYLDAEVAGTEGLTMYSQIAADGVLPEDAVVSLELSNTIQQKILKLPDKYRTVIVLKYIDELSLIEIGEILNIPVGTVKTRIHRGREALRKQLRDL; via the coding sequence ATGGAAATGATGATTAAAAAGAGAATTAAGCAAGTCAAAAAAGGCGACCAAAATGCATTTGCGGACATCGTAGATATATACAAGGATAAAATTTATCAGCTTTGCTACCGTATGCTTGGCAATGTGCATGAGGCGGAGGATATTGCACAGGAGGCTTTCATCAGAGCGTACGTTAATATCGACAGTTTTGATATTAACCGGAAATTTTCAACTTGGCTTTACCGAATTGCCACCAATTTGACCATTGACCGCATTCGCAAAAAGAAGCCGGATTATTACCTCGATGCAGAGGTGGCTGGTACGGAAGGCTTGACCATGTATTCACAAATCGCCGCAGATGGGGTTTTGCCTGAAGATGCAGTTGTGTCGCTGGAGCTCTCTAACACGATTCAGCAGAAAATTTTAAAGCTTCCTGACAAATACAGAACAGTCATCGTATTAAAGTATATTGACGAACTCTCATTAATTGAAATCGGCGAGATTCTGAACATTCCTGTGGGGACTGTAAAAACGCGGATTCACAGAGGCAGAGAGGCTCTCAGAAAACAATTAAGGGATCTTTAA
- the rsiW gene encoding anti-sigma-W factor RsiW: MSCPEQIVQLMHMHLDGDILPKDEHVLKEHLETCEKCRKHFYEMEKSIALVRSTSHVEAPANFTANVMAKLPKEKKRASVKRWFRSHPVIAAAAVFIILMGGGFFNSWHNDHNFSVSKQPNLVVHNNTVIVPEGETVKGDVTVKNGKLIIKGKIDGDVTVVNGEKYMASAGQVTGQIEEINQLFDWTWYKMKSAGKSVLNALDPNEKE, translated from the coding sequence ATGAGCTGTCCTGAACAAATTGTGCAGCTTATGCATATGCATCTTGATGGAGATATCCTTCCAAAAGATGAACACGTATTAAAGGAACATCTTGAGACATGCGAGAAATGCAGAAAGCATTTTTATGAGATGGAAAAATCCATAGCGCTCGTCCGGAGCACATCGCATGTTGAAGCCCCCGCGAATTTTACCGCTAACGTCATGGCAAAATTGCCTAAGGAGAAGAAAAGAGCTTCTGTGAAAAGATGGTTCAGATCCCATCCCGTTATCGCAGCTGCTGCGGTATTCATCATTTTGATGGGCGGAGGTTTTTTTAACAGCTGGCATAATGACCACAATTTCAGCGTGTCCAAGCAGCCGAATCTTGTGGTGCATAACAACACTGTGATCGTGCCTGAAGGTGAGACGGTCAAAGGTGATGTCACTGTCAAAAACGGCAAGCTGATTATTAAAGGAAAAATAGACGGAGATGTGACCGTCGTAAATGGCGAAAAGTATATGGCCTCTGCTGGACAAGTCACCGGTCAGATTGAAGAAATCAATCAGTTGTTCGACTGGACATGGTACAAAATGAAGTCAGCGGGGAAAAGTGTACTGAATGCATTGGATCCAAACGAAAAAGAGTAA
- the cdaA gene encoding diadenylate cyclase CdaA, which translates to MAFEDIPFLQYLGNAVDILLVWYVIYKLIMVIRGTKAVQLLKGIVVIVLVRMASQYLGLSTLQWLMDQAITWGFLAIIIIFQPELRRALEQLGRGRFFSRSGTPVEEAQQKTIEAITKAINYMAKRRIGALLTIERDTGMGDYIETGIPLNAKVSSELLINIFIPNTPLHDGAVIMKNNEIAAAACYLPLSESPFISKELGTRHRAAVGISEVTDSLTIIVSEETGGVSVAKNGDLHRELTEEALKEMLEAEFKKNTRDTSSNRWYWRGKKNG; encoded by the coding sequence ATGGCTTTTGAGGATATCCCTTTTTTGCAGTACCTCGGCAATGCCGTTGATATTCTCCTTGTTTGGTATGTGATATATAAATTGATTATGGTGATACGCGGCACGAAAGCGGTTCAGCTGTTAAAAGGAATTGTCGTGATCGTGCTTGTCCGTATGGCCAGCCAATACTTGGGCCTCAGCACGCTTCAATGGCTGATGGACCAAGCGATAACATGGGGATTTTTAGCAATTATTATTATTTTCCAGCCTGAGCTGAGAAGAGCGCTTGAACAGCTTGGCCGCGGCCGCTTTTTTTCAAGGAGCGGCACGCCTGTAGAGGAAGCGCAGCAGAAAACGATTGAGGCCATCACAAAAGCGATCAATTATATGGCGAAACGACGTATAGGCGCCCTGCTGACCATTGAGCGGGATACCGGAATGGGGGATTATATTGAGACCGGCATACCATTGAACGCCAAAGTCAGCTCTGAGCTGCTGATCAATATTTTTATTCCGAACACCCCGCTTCATGACGGCGCGGTGATTATGAAGAATAATGAAATTGCCGCTGCCGCATGTTATTTGCCGCTTTCTGAAAGCCCGTTTATTTCAAAAGAACTGGGTACGCGGCACAGGGCGGCTGTCGGCATCAGTGAAGTAACAGACAGTTTGACGATTATTGTGTCTGAAGAGACCGGCGGCGTCAGTGTGGCGAAGAACGGCGACCTTCACAGAGAGCTGACAGAAGAAGCACTGAAAGAAATGCTTGAAGCCGAGTTTAAGAAAAACACCAGAGACACTTCTTCTAACCGCTGGTATTGGAGGGGCAAGAAAAATGGATAA
- the cdaR gene encoding CdaA regulatory protein CdaR has translation MDKFLNNRWAVKIIALLFALLLYVAVNSNQAPTPKKPGESFFPTSTTDEATLTDIPVKAYYDDENYVVTGVPQTVNVTIKGSTSAVKKARQTKNFEIYADMENLKTGTHKVELKAKNVSDGLTISINPSVTTVTIQERTTKSFPVEVEYYNKSKMKKGYSPEQPIVSPKQVQITGSKNVIDNISLVKASVNLENADETIEKEAKVTVYDKDGNALPVDVEPSVIKITVPVTSPSKKVPFKIERTGSLPDGVSIANIESSPSEVTVYGSQDVLDSLEFIDGVSLDLSKINKDSDIEADIPLPDGVKKISPSKVTLHIEVDSEADQKFENVSIKTVGLSSSQNIEFLDPESQAIDVTAKGSPANIKKLKKSDIELYVNVSDLEDGEHSVKLEVNGPQNVTWSLGQKNAKIKLTSQKSNTSTNDKSSNTSGKQDDTDKQTNDQDNKQQEDTTDTDKNSNDQKQDENKDQNQDQDEDESTADSQSSSE, from the coding sequence ATGGATAAATTCTTAAACAACCGCTGGGCTGTGAAAATTATCGCTCTGCTTTTCGCGCTCTTGCTTTATGTGGCGGTTAACAGCAATCAAGCACCGACTCCGAAAAAACCGGGTGAATCTTTCTTTCCGACATCAACGACTGATGAAGCAACACTGACCGATATTCCGGTCAAAGCGTATTATGATGATGAAAATTACGTCGTAACAGGTGTGCCGCAAACGGTTAATGTCACGATAAAGGGTTCGACAAGCGCCGTAAAAAAGGCAAGGCAGACCAAGAACTTTGAAATATATGCCGACATGGAGAATTTGAAAACCGGCACACATAAGGTCGAGCTTAAGGCCAAAAACGTGTCGGATGGGCTGACAATCTCAATCAATCCGTCTGTTACGACAGTGACCATTCAAGAACGGACGACCAAAAGCTTTCCCGTAGAAGTGGAGTATTATAATAAAAGCAAGATGAAAAAAGGCTATTCTCCGGAGCAGCCGATTGTCAGTCCGAAACAAGTGCAGATTACCGGATCTAAAAATGTGATCGATAATATTTCTCTTGTGAAAGCTTCAGTGAATTTGGAAAACGCAGATGAAACGATTGAAAAGGAAGCGAAAGTGACTGTCTATGATAAGGATGGAAACGCGCTTCCTGTTGATGTAGAGCCCTCGGTCATCAAGATTACCGTTCCGGTGACGAGTCCGAGTAAAAAAGTACCCTTTAAGATTGAACGGACAGGAAGCCTCCCTGACGGTGTCAGCATAGCGAATATTGAATCCAGCCCCAGTGAGGTAACGGTTTACGGCTCGCAGGATGTGTTGGATTCTCTTGAATTTATTGACGGCGTCAGCTTAGATTTAAGCAAAATCAACAAGGATTCCGATATCGAGGCAGATATTCCGCTGCCTGACGGCGTCAAAAAAATCTCGCCGTCAAAGGTGACATTGCATATAGAAGTTGATAGTGAAGCGGATCAGAAGTTTGAGAATGTCTCTATAAAGACTGTAGGGCTGAGCAGCTCACAAAACATTGAATTTCTTGATCCTGAGTCACAGGCTATAGATGTGACGGCTAAAGGCTCACCCGCCAATATAAAAAAACTGAAGAAATCAGATATAGAATTGTATGTGAATGTTTCAGATTTAGAGGACGGGGAGCATAGCGTAAAGCTTGAAGTGAACGGGCCGCAGAATGTAACCTGGTCCTTGGGGCAGAAAAACGCCAAGATCAAGCTGACGTCCCAAAAAAGCAATACATCAACGAATGATAAGAGCAGCAATACATCAGGGAAACAGGATGACACAGATAAACAAACGAATGATCAAGATAACAAGCAGCAAGAAGATACAACGGACACTGATAAAAACAGCAATGATCAAAAACAAGACGAAAATAAAGATCAAAACCAAGATCAGGATGAGGACGAATCCACTGCGGATTCACAATCCTCATCAGAATAA
- the glmM gene encoding phosphoglucosamine mutase: protein MGKYFGTDGVRGVANSELTPELAFKVGRFGGYVLTKDKQRPKVLIGRDTRISGHMLEGALVAGLLSIGAEVMRLGVISTPGVSYLTKAMDAEAGVMISASHNPVQDNGIKFFGGDGFKLSDEQEAEIERLMDEPEDKLPRPVGADLGLVNDYFEGGQKYLQFLKQTADEDFTGIHVALDCAHGATSSLATHLFADLDADVSTMGTSPNGLNINDGVGSTHPEALSAFVKEKNADLGLAFDGDGDRLIAVDEKGNIVDGDQIMYICSKHLKTEGRLKDDTVVSTVMSNLGFYKALEKEGIKSVQTAVGDRYVVEAMKKDGYNVGGEQSGHLIFLDYNTTGDGLLSAIMLMNTLKATGKPLSELAAEMQKFPQLLVNVRVTDKYKVEENEKVKAVISEVEKEMNGDGRILVRPSGTEPLVRVMAEAKTKELCDEYVNRIVEVVRSEMGLE, encoded by the coding sequence ATGGGCAAGTATTTTGGAACAGACGGTGTAAGAGGTGTCGCCAATAGTGAGCTTACACCTGAGCTGGCCTTTAAAGTCGGACGTTTCGGCGGGTATGTGCTGACAAAAGACAAACAACGTCCAAAAGTGCTGATAGGCCGCGATACACGGATCTCCGGCCATATGCTGGAGGGAGCCCTTGTCGCCGGACTTTTATCCATTGGCGCAGAAGTCATGCGTCTGGGTGTCATTTCTACACCTGGTGTCTCTTATTTAACAAAGGCAATGGATGCAGAGGCAGGCGTCATGATTTCTGCTTCTCATAACCCAGTGCAGGATAACGGCATCAAGTTTTTCGGGGGAGACGGATTTAAGCTATCTGATGAACAGGAAGCTGAAATTGAGCGCCTGATGGACGAACCGGAGGATAAGCTGCCAAGACCGGTCGGAGCCGATCTCGGGCTTGTAAACGACTATTTTGAAGGCGGACAAAAATATTTGCAGTTCTTAAAGCAGACTGCTGATGAAGATTTCACGGGCATTCATGTGGCGTTGGACTGCGCGCATGGCGCGACATCGTCCTTGGCGACACACCTGTTTGCTGATTTAGATGCAGATGTTTCAACAATGGGAACTTCCCCGAACGGATTAAACATTAATGACGGCGTCGGATCGACTCATCCGGAAGCGCTCAGCGCGTTTGTCAAAGAGAAAAACGCTGATCTCGGGCTTGCGTTCGACGGTGACGGCGACCGCCTGATTGCTGTTGATGAAAAAGGAAATATTGTTGATGGCGACCAAATCATGTACATATGCTCAAAACACTTGAAAACAGAGGGCCGTTTGAAGGATGATACAGTGGTTTCAACCGTGATGAGCAACCTCGGTTTCTATAAGGCGCTCGAAAAAGAAGGCATCAAAAGCGTACAGACGGCTGTCGGCGATCGCTACGTAGTAGAAGCGATGAAAAAAGATGGCTACAATGTCGGCGGAGAGCAGTCAGGACATCTGATTTTCCTTGACTACAACACGACAGGGGATGGATTATTATCCGCTATTATGCTGATGAACACATTGAAAGCGACAGGCAAGCCGCTGTCAGAACTCGCGGCTGAAATGCAGAAGTTCCCGCAGCTGTTAGTCAATGTGAGAGTAACTGATAAATATAAAGTCGAAGAAAATGAAAAAGTAAAAGCTGTTATTTCTGAAGTTGAAAAAGAAATGAACGGCGACGGCCGCATTTTGGTGCGTCCTTCAGGCACTGAACCGCTAGTCCGTGTTATGGCTGAAGCGAAGACGAAAGAACTCTGCGATGAGTATGTCAATCGCATTGTTGAAGTCGTCCGGTCAGAAATGGGATTGGAGTAA
- the glmS gene encoding glutamine--fructose-6-phosphate transaminase (isomerizing) yields the protein MCGIVGYIGHLDAKEILLKGLEKLEYRGYDSAGIAVANEQGIHVFKEKGRIADLREVVDANVEAKAGIGHTRWATHGEPSYLNAHPHQSALGRFTLVHNGVIENYVQLKQEYLQDVELKSDTDTEVVVQVIEQFVNGGLDTEEAFRKTLTLLKGSYAIALFDNDNRETIFVAKNKSPLLVGLGDTFNVVASDAMAMLQVTNEYVELMDKEMVIVTDDQVVIKNLDGDVISRASYIAELDASDIEKGTYPHYMLKETDEQPVVMRKIIQTYQDENGKLSVPGDIAAAVAEADRIYIIGCGTSYHAGLVGKQYIEMWANVPVEVHVASEFSYNMPLLSKKPLFIFLSQSGETADSRAVLVQVKALGHKALTITNVPGSTLSREADYTLLLHAGPEIAVASTKAYTAQIAVLAVLASVAADKNGIDIGFDLVKELGIAANAMEALCDQKDEMEMIAREYLTVSRNAFFIGRGLDYFVCVEGALKLKEISYIQAEGFAGGELKHGTIALIEQGTPVFALATQEHVNLSIRGNVKEVAARGANTCIISLKGLDDADDRFVLPEVNPALAPLVSVVPLQLIAYYAALHRGCDVDKPRNLAKSVTVE from the coding sequence ATGTGTGGAATCGTAGGTTATATCGGTCATCTTGATGCGAAGGAAATTTTGCTGAAAGGGTTAGAAAAGCTTGAGTACCGCGGATATGACTCTGCTGGTATCGCTGTTGCCAACGAGCAGGGGATTCATGTGTTCAAAGAAAAAGGACGCATTGCGGATCTTCGTGAAGTTGTGGATGCCAATGTAGAAGCGAAAGCCGGAATTGGCCATACTCGCTGGGCAACACATGGCGAACCAAGCTATCTAAACGCTCACCCGCATCAAAGCGCACTTGGCCGCTTTACACTTGTTCATAACGGCGTGATCGAGAACTATGTTCAGCTGAAACAAGAGTATTTACAAGATGTAGAGCTCAAAAGTGACACCGATACAGAAGTAGTTGTTCAAGTAATCGAGCAATTTGTCAACGGAGGTCTTGATACAGAAGAAGCGTTCCGCAAAACACTTACACTGTTAAAAGGCTCTTATGCAATTGCTTTATTCGACAACGATAACAGAGAAACGATTTTTGTAGCGAAAAACAAAAGCCCTCTATTAGTCGGTCTTGGAGATACATTCAACGTTGTAGCATCTGATGCGATGGCGATGCTTCAAGTAACCAACGAATACGTAGAGCTGATGGATAAAGAAATGGTCATCGTCACTGATGATCAAGTTGTCATCAAAAACCTTGATGGTGACGTCATTTCACGTGCGTCTTATATCGCTGAGCTGGATGCCAGTGATATCGAAAAAGGCACGTACCCTCACTACATGTTGAAAGAAACGGATGAGCAGCCTGTTGTTATGCGCAAAATCATCCAAACATATCAAGATGAAAACGGCAAACTGTCTGTACCTGGCGATATCGCTGCCGCTGTAGCGGAAGCGGACCGCATCTATATCATTGGCTGCGGAACAAGCTACCATGCAGGACTTGTCGGTAAACAATATATTGAAATGTGGGCAAACGTGCCGGTTGAAGTACATGTAGCGAGTGAATTCTCTTACAACATGCCGCTTCTGTCTAAGAAACCGCTCTTCATTTTCCTTTCTCAAAGCGGAGAAACAGCAGACAGCCGCGCGGTTCTTGTTCAAGTGAAAGCGCTCGGACATAAAGCCCTGACAATCACAAACGTACCGGGATCAACGCTTTCTCGTGAAGCTGATTACACGTTGCTGCTTCATGCGGGTCCTGAAATCGCTGTTGCGTCAACGAAAGCATACACTGCGCAAATTGCTGTTCTTGCGGTTCTCGCATCTGTAGCTGCTGACAAAAACGGCATTGATATCGGATTTGACCTCGTCAAAGAACTCGGTATCGCTGCGAACGCAATGGAAGCCCTTTGCGACCAGAAAGACGAAATGGAAATGATCGCCCGTGAATACTTGACTGTATCCAGAAACGCTTTCTTCATCGGACGCGGCCTTGACTACTTCGTATGTGTCGAAGGCGCACTGAAGCTGAAAGAGATTTCTTACATCCAGGCAGAAGGCTTTGCCGGAGGAGAACTGAAGCACGGCACAATTGCCTTGATCGAACAAGGTACACCAGTATTCGCACTGGCCACACAAGAGCACGTAAACCTAAGCATCCGCGGAAACGTCAAAGAAGTTGCCGCTCGCGGAGCAAACACATGCATTATCTCACTGAAAGGCTTAGACGATGCGGATGACAGATTCGTACTGCCGGAAGTAAACCCAGCGCTTGCTCCGTTGGTATCTGTTGTTCCACTGCAGCTGATCGCTTACTATGCTGCGCTGCATCGCGGCTGTGATGTTGATAAACCTCGTAACCTTGCGAAGAGTGTTACTGTGGAATAA